The following proteins are encoded in a genomic region of Streptomyces sp. SLBN-31:
- a CDS encoding ABC transporter ATP-binding protein, protein MTTTLATAASAAEAPAAAEAAGTAPCAARIAHVSKSFPGPAAGQLVLDDISLDIAPGEFVTLLGASGCGKSTLLNLVAGLDTPSAGTITTDGRPALMFQEHALFPWLSAGKNIELALRLSGVARSERRERAEELLELVRLKGAHGKRVHELSGGMRQRVALARALAQDSRLLLMDEPFAALDAITRDVLHDELTRIWAETGLSVLFVTHNVREAVRLAERVVLLSSRPGRVTRQWRVGMAQPRRIEDMAVAELAVEITEELRGEIRRHGRP, encoded by the coding sequence ATGACCACGACCCTCGCCACAGCCGCCTCGGCCGCCGAGGCTCCCGCGGCGGCCGAGGCCGCCGGGACGGCCCCGTGTGCCGCCCGCATCGCGCACGTCTCGAAGTCGTTCCCGGGCCCTGCCGCAGGGCAGCTCGTGCTGGACGACATCAGCCTCGACATCGCCCCCGGCGAGTTCGTCACCCTGCTGGGTGCCTCGGGCTGCGGCAAGTCCACCCTGCTGAATCTGGTGGCCGGCCTGGACACACCGAGCGCCGGCACCATCACCACCGACGGCCGCCCGGCGCTGATGTTCCAGGAGCACGCCCTGTTCCCGTGGCTGAGCGCGGGCAAGAACATCGAACTCGCCCTGCGTCTCAGTGGCGTTGCCCGCTCCGAGCGGCGGGAGCGGGCCGAGGAGCTGCTGGAACTGGTGCGGCTCAAGGGTGCGCACGGCAAGCGGGTGCACGAGCTGTCCGGCGGCATGCGCCAGCGCGTGGCGCTGGCCCGGGCGCTCGCGCAGGACAGCCGGCTGCTGCTGATGGACGAGCCCTTCGCCGCGCTGGACGCCATCACCCGGGACGTGCTGCACGACGAACTGACCCGCATCTGGGCCGAGACGGGCCTGTCGGTGCTGTTCGTGACGCACAACGTGCGCGAGGCCGTACGCCTGGCCGAGCGGGTGGTGCTGTTGTCCTCCCGCCCGGGACGTGTCACCCGCCAGTGGAGGGTGGGCATGGCGCAGCCGCGCCGGATCGAGGACATGGCCGTGGCGGAACTGGCCGTCGAGATCACCGAAGAGCTGCGTGGGGAGATCCGCCGCCATGGCCGGCCCTGA
- a CDS encoding aliphatic sulfonate ABC transporter substrate-binding protein, giving the protein MLPLLALAACGYGSQAKDDDIAKVAAGAKKIDALGSVRIGYFGNLTHATALVGRERGLFQKELGATKAEYALFDAGPSEIEALNSGSIDIGWIGPSPAVNGFTKSGGKSLRIIGGSASGGVKLVVNPKKITSLKDVKGKKIATPQLGNTQDVAFLNWAAEQGWRVDAQSGKGDVTVVRTDNKITPDAYKSGSVDGAWVPEPTASKLVAEGGKVLLDEATLWPGKKFVITNVIVRQSFLREHPRAVEAVLKASVESNRWINANPGAAKAAANKQLAADSGKALPANVLDPAWSSIRFTDDPLAATLHAEAEHAVTAGLLNKPDLKGIYDLTLLNKVLGAAGGSTVDDAGLGTR; this is encoded by the coding sequence ATGCTCCCCCTGCTCGCCCTCGCCGCCTGTGGCTACGGGTCCCAGGCCAAGGACGACGACATCGCCAAGGTCGCCGCCGGCGCGAAGAAGATCGACGCTCTCGGCTCGGTCAGGATCGGCTACTTCGGCAACCTGACCCACGCGACCGCGTTGGTGGGCCGTGAGCGGGGCCTGTTCCAGAAGGAACTGGGCGCCACGAAGGCCGAGTACGCTCTCTTCGACGCCGGGCCGTCGGAGATCGAGGCGCTGAACTCCGGTTCCATCGACATCGGCTGGATCGGCCCCTCCCCCGCGGTCAACGGCTTTACCAAGTCGGGCGGCAAGAGCCTGCGCATCATCGGCGGTTCGGCCTCGGGCGGGGTGAAGCTGGTCGTCAACCCCAAGAAGATCACGTCGTTGAAGGACGTCAAGGGCAAGAAGATCGCCACCCCGCAGCTGGGCAACACCCAGGACGTGGCCTTCCTCAACTGGGCCGCCGAACAGGGCTGGAGGGTCGACGCCCAGAGCGGCAAGGGCGATGTGACCGTCGTACGCACCGACAACAAGATCACCCCGGATGCCTACAAGTCCGGCTCCGTCGACGGCGCCTGGGTGCCCGAGCCGACCGCCTCCAAGCTGGTCGCCGAGGGCGGCAAGGTGCTGCTGGACGAGGCGACGCTGTGGCCCGGCAAGAAGTTCGTGATCACCAACGTCATCGTGCGGCAGAGCTTCCTCAGGGAGCACCCGAGGGCCGTGGAGGCGGTGCTGAAGGCGTCGGTCGAGTCCAATAGGTGGATCAACGCCAACCCGGGTGCGGCGAAGGCCGCGGCGAACAAGCAGCTGGCCGCCGACTCCGGCAAGGCCCTGCCGGCAAACGTCCTGGACCCGGCGTGGTCCTCGATCCGTTTCACCGACGATCCGCTGGCCGCCACCCTGCACGCCGAGGCGGAGCACGCGGTCACGGCCGGATTGCTGAACAAGCCCGATCTGAAGGGCATTTACGACCTCACGCTCCTGAACAAGGTCCTTGGGGCCGCAGGCGGGAGCACGGTCGACGACGCCGGTCTCGGCACCCGCTGA
- a CDS encoding sulfate adenylyltransferase subunit 1, whose amino-acid sequence MTTAVKAAPSAQLLRFATAGSVDDGKSTLVGRLLHDSKSVLADQLEAVEHASRNRGQEGPDLALLTDGLRAEREQGITIDVAYRYFATPRRRFILADTPGHVQYTRNMVTGASTAELTVILVDARNGVVEQTRRHAAIAALLRVPHVVLAVNKMDLVDYRESVFAAIAAEFTAYALELGVPEVTGIPISALAGDNVVEPSATMDWYAGPTVLEHLETVPAAHDPGHCPARLPVQYVIRPQSTEHPDYRGYAGQIAAGTFRVGEAVTVLPSGRATRIAGIDLLGAPVQAAAAPLSVTLLLQDDIDVSRGDLIVPSGDAPPATRDIEATVCHVADAPLTVGQRVLLKHGTRTVKAIVKDIPSRLTLDHLSQHPNPGQLAANDIGRVKIRTAEPLPLDSYADSRRTGSFILIDAEDGTTLTAGMAGESFATAASADGAPGHGQRDV is encoded by the coding sequence ATGACGACCGCCGTGAAAGCCGCCCCGAGCGCACAACTGCTGCGGTTCGCCACCGCCGGGTCCGTCGACGACGGCAAGTCCACCCTCGTCGGGCGGCTGCTGCACGACTCCAAGTCGGTGCTGGCCGACCAGCTGGAGGCCGTCGAGCACGCCTCCCGCAATCGCGGTCAGGAGGGTCCCGATCTCGCGCTGCTCACCGACGGGCTGCGGGCCGAGCGCGAGCAGGGCATCACCATCGACGTCGCCTACCGCTACTTCGCCACGCCGCGCAGGCGGTTCATCCTCGCCGACACCCCCGGCCACGTGCAGTACACCCGCAACATGGTCACCGGCGCCTCCACCGCCGAGCTGACGGTGATCCTGGTGGATGCCCGCAACGGCGTCGTGGAGCAGACCCGCCGCCACGCCGCGATCGCCGCTCTCCTGCGCGTCCCGCACGTCGTCCTGGCCGTCAACAAGATGGACCTGGTCGACTACCGGGAGTCCGTCTTCGCGGCGATCGCCGCAGAGTTCACCGCCTACGCGCTCGAACTGGGCGTGCCGGAGGTCACCGGGATCCCGATCTCCGCGCTGGCCGGGGACAACGTCGTGGAGCCGTCCGCGACCATGGACTGGTACGCCGGGCCGACCGTGCTGGAGCACCTGGAGACCGTGCCGGCCGCGCACGACCCGGGGCACTGCCCGGCCCGCCTGCCGGTGCAGTACGTGATCCGGCCGCAGAGCACCGAGCACCCCGACTACCGCGGCTACGCCGGGCAGATCGCCGCCGGCACCTTCCGCGTCGGCGAGGCGGTGACGGTGCTGCCCTCCGGGCGGGCCACCCGCATCGCCGGCATCGACCTGCTGGGCGCTCCGGTCCAGGCAGCTGCGGCGCCGCTGTCGGTGACGCTCCTGCTCCAGGACGACATCGACGTCTCGCGCGGCGATCTGATCGTGCCCAGCGGCGACGCCCCACCGGCCACCCGGGACATCGAGGCGACCGTCTGCCATGTCGCCGACGCCCCGCTGACCGTCGGGCAGCGGGTGCTGCTCAAGCACGGCACCCGCACGGTGAAGGCGATCGTCAAGGACATCCCCTCCCGGCTCACCCTCGACCACCTGTCCCAGCACCCCAACCCCGGACAGCTCGCCGCCAACGACATCGGCCGCGTCAAGATACGCACCGCCGAGCCACTCCCCCTGGACTCCTACGCCGACTCCCGGCGCACCGGCTCGTTCATCCTGATCGACGCCGAGGACGGCACCACCCTCACCGCGGGCATGGCCGGGGAGTCCTTCGCCACCGCGGCATCCGCCGACGGCGCACCCGGCCACGGGCAGCGGGACGTCTGA
- the cysD gene encoding sulfate adenylyltransferase subunit CysD — translation MTVLTQGPAGLVRDATTVSHLDGLESEAVHIFREVAGEFERPVILFSGGKDSIVMLHLALKAFAPAAVPFSLLHVDTGHNFPEVLHYRDRAVAAHGLRLHVASVQDYIDRGVLRERPDGTRNPLQTLPLTEKIQAEKFDAVFGGGRRDEEKARAKERVFSLRDEFSQWDPRRQRPELWNLYNGRHSPGEHVRVFPLSNWTELDVWQYIAREGIDLPEIYYAHEREVFRRAGMWLTAGEWGGPKDGESVVKRRVRYRTVGDMSCTGAVDSDADTIAKVITEIAASRLTERGATRADDKLSEAAMEDRKREGYF, via the coding sequence ATGACGGTTTTGACGCAGGGGCCGGCGGGGCTGGTCCGGGACGCCACGACGGTGTCCCACCTGGACGGCCTGGAATCGGAGGCGGTGCACATCTTCCGTGAGGTGGCGGGCGAGTTCGAGCGGCCGGTGATCCTGTTCTCCGGCGGCAAGGACTCCATCGTCATGCTCCACCTGGCGTTGAAGGCCTTCGCCCCCGCGGCGGTGCCCTTCTCGCTGCTGCACGTGGACACCGGCCACAACTTCCCCGAGGTCCTCCACTACCGCGACCGGGCGGTCGCCGCACACGGGCTACGGCTCCATGTGGCCTCCGTGCAGGACTACATCGACCGGGGTGTACTGCGCGAACGTCCCGACGGGACCCGCAACCCGCTGCAGACCCTGCCGCTGACCGAGAAGATCCAGGCGGAGAAGTTCGACGCCGTGTTCGGCGGCGGACGCCGGGACGAGGAGAAGGCCCGCGCCAAGGAGCGGGTGTTCTCCCTGCGGGACGAGTTCTCCCAGTGGGACCCGCGCCGCCAGCGGCCCGAGCTGTGGAACCTCTACAACGGCCGCCACTCCCCCGGCGAACACGTCCGCGTCTTCCCCCTGTCCAACTGGACCGAGCTGGACGTGTGGCAGTACATCGCCCGCGAGGGCATCGACCTGCCGGAGATCTACTACGCCCACGAACGCGAGGTGTTCCGGCGGGCCGGCATGTGGCTGACCGCGGGCGAGTGGGGCGGGCCCAAGGACGGCGAGAGCGTCGTCAAGCGGCGGGTGCGCTACCGCACGGTCGGCGACATGTCCTGCACCGGCGCGGTCGACTCCGACGCCGACACCATCGCCAAGGTGATCACGGAGATCGCCGCCTCCCGGCTGACCGAGCGCGGCGCCACGCGCGCCGACGACAAGCTCTCCGAGGCCGCGATGGAAGACCGCAAGCGCGAGGGGTACTTCTAG
- the cysC gene encoding adenylyl-sulfate kinase produces the protein MAATPAAPAAAAATRERGATVWLTGLPSAGKTTLARAVAERLAATGRRTEVLDGDEIRRFLSHELGFTRADRHTNVTRIGFLAQALASHGVLVLAPVIAPYAASRAAVRDRHAAAGTEYLEVHVATPVEVCSERDVKGLYARQAAGELTGLTGIDDPYEEPDAPELRIRTEGRSVAETAAELHAFLVERGLA, from the coding sequence CTGGCCGCCACCCCAGCGGCACCGGCCGCGGCCGCCGCCACCCGCGAGCGCGGCGCCACCGTGTGGCTGACCGGGCTGCCGAGCGCGGGAAAGACCACCCTGGCCCGCGCGGTCGCCGAGCGGCTGGCCGCCACCGGCCGCCGCACCGAGGTCCTCGACGGTGACGAGATCCGCCGGTTCCTCTCCCACGAACTCGGCTTCACCCGGGCCGACCGGCACACCAACGTGACCCGGATCGGCTTTCTGGCGCAGGCACTGGCCTCCCACGGCGTGCTGGTGCTGGCCCCGGTCATCGCCCCCTACGCCGCCTCCCGCGCCGCCGTCCGCGACCGGCATGCCGCGGCCGGCACCGAGTACCTGGAGGTGCACGTCGCGACCCCGGTCGAGGTCTGCTCCGAGCGGGACGTCAAGGGCCTGTACGCCCGGCAGGCGGCGGGCGAGCTGACCGGGCTCACCGGGATCGACGACCCCTACGAGGAGCCGGACGCCCCGGAGTTGCGGATCCGCACGGAGGGCAGGTCGGTGGCCGAGACGGCCGCCGAATTGCACGCCTTCCTGGTCGAGAGGGGGCTGGCATGA
- a CDS encoding alpha/beta fold hydrolase, translating to MRKVVSRDGTTIAYEKAGDGPPIVLLNGSFRDHTIFDALVPELAPHCTTYVYDRRGRGESGDAPQYTVAREIEDLQAVIEEAGGSAVVFAGSSGANLAIEAALAGAPITKLALHEPFYRTDGFPKPPWNVAKTLRVLMAEDRRQEAVEYYLGSFLGLTPDTVAQWRQGPIWAVNEANAHTLAYDVAICGDCNVPADRLAGYRTPTLVLNSSGTSDWLRAAAQATAAALPEGRSLELPGSWHRIDMDVLGRTLAEFATA from the coding sequence ATGCGCAAGGTCGTTTCCCGTGACGGCACCACGATCGCCTACGAGAAGGCGGGGGACGGTCCGCCGATCGTGCTCCTGAACGGCTCGTTTCGCGACCACACCATCTTCGACGCGCTCGTGCCCGAACTGGCGCCGCACTGCACCACCTACGTCTACGACCGCCGCGGACGCGGCGAGAGCGGGGACGCACCGCAGTACACGGTCGCCCGCGAGATCGAGGACCTCCAGGCGGTGATCGAGGAGGCCGGCGGGTCGGCGGTGGTGTTCGCCGGATCGTCGGGCGCCAACCTCGCGATCGAGGCGGCCCTCGCGGGCGCCCCGATCACCAAACTGGCGCTGCACGAGCCGTTCTACCGCACCGACGGCTTCCCCAAGCCCCCGTGGAACGTCGCCAAGACCCTGCGGGTTTTGATGGCCGAGGACCGGCGTCAGGAGGCGGTCGAGTACTACCTGGGCAGCTTCCTCGGGCTGACCCCGGACACGGTCGCGCAGTGGCGCCAGGGGCCGATCTGGGCGGTGAACGAGGCCAACGCCCACACCCTCGCCTACGACGTGGCGATCTGCGGCGACTGCAACGTCCCCGCCGACCGGCTCGCCGGCTACCGCACCCCGACGCTGGTCCTCAACAGCAGCGGCACCAGCGACTGGCTGCGCGCGGCGGCCCAGGCGACCGCGGCCGCCCTGCCCGAGGGCCGGTCGCTGGAACTGCCCGGTTCCTGGCACCGGATCGACATGGACGTACTCGGCCGGACCCTGGCCGAGTTCGCCACCGCCTGA
- a CDS encoding condensation domain-containing protein — protein sequence MSDRAELGEVRAALVSLPGVRDAAVHVARHALGGLRIIAHVVTRTPPVELRAALRARLPSHLVPARLHRVPHIPLLPDGQTDHPTLAALTAPEPDAAPVLAEESRWAAASVPVTPQQRALLPHALAHRTTGRWVQQLHWRWRGPLDTGRFTAAWQSVFAHESVLRAAFDTGSGPRLVLHEHVRAEVIRHPAGSVDFDQLMERDRLRGFDLRCPGLLRLHLVDDPAPHGGGPPSVRILLTFHTLALDDFSVAVLLEEFYRAYLAGGRLPGGERRPDCRDYARWLAGQDTAPARDFWSSAAPDPAALIRPGIAGPATHMTGYGRAEARLGAAAAGRLRTWAASHASTEAGALQAVWALLLYRAAATAGPALVGFGVSVLGRGVALDFVQRLPGLLANSLPMTVRVDPDAPLARLLADLRELALEMAAYEWVSLEQIGAFSGRRAGDELIDSLVVFEHRRRGSATLRSALAAQGISVEPPRPAGTPTVFPVTLQARRDADDGLHLTAVHDRARLADADAARLLGQCARLLRELPHLAGGAATVSDALAALADEPPAAMACAPAATATGAPT from the coding sequence ATGAGCGACCGGGCCGAACTCGGTGAGGTGCGTGCCGCCCTCGTGTCGCTGCCCGGTGTGCGGGACGCCGCCGTCCACGTCGCCCGGCATGCCCTGGGCGGCCTGCGGATCATCGCGCACGTGGTGACGCGCACCCCGCCCGTCGAACTGCGGGCCGCCCTACGGGCCCGGCTGCCGTCCCATCTGGTCCCGGCTCGGCTGCACCGGGTGCCGCACATCCCCCTGCTGCCCGACGGCCAGACCGACCACCCCACGTTGGCGGCCCTCACCGCACCCGAACCCGACGCCGCCCCCGTACTGGCGGAGGAGAGCCGGTGGGCCGCGGCGAGCGTGCCGGTCACCCCCCAGCAGCGCGCCCTGCTCCCGCACGCGCTCGCCCACCGCACCACCGGCCGCTGGGTGCAGCAGCTGCACTGGCGCTGGCGCGGCCCGCTGGACACCGGCCGGTTCACCGCGGCCTGGCAGTCGGTGTTCGCCCACGAAAGCGTCCTGCGCGCCGCCTTCGACACCGGCAGCGGGCCACGCCTGGTCCTGCACGAGCACGTGCGCGCCGAGGTCATCCGCCACCCGGCCGGCTCCGTGGACTTCGACCAGCTCATGGAACGCGATCGGCTGCGCGGCTTCGACCTGCGCTGCCCGGGCCTGCTGCGGCTCCACCTCGTCGACGATCCCGCTCCCCACGGCGGTGGCCCGCCGTCGGTGCGGATCCTGCTCACCTTCCACACCCTCGCGCTGGACGACTTCAGCGTGGCCGTCCTGCTGGAGGAGTTCTACCGCGCCTACCTCGCCGGGGGCCGTCTGCCCGGCGGCGAACGGCGCCCCGACTGCCGCGACTACGCCCGCTGGCTCGCCGGCCAGGACACCGCACCCGCCCGCGACTTCTGGTCCTCAGCCGCCCCCGACCCCGCCGCCCTGATACGGCCCGGCATCGCCGGCCCGGCCACCCACATGACCGGATACGGCCGGGCCGAGGCCCGGCTCGGCGCCGCAGCGGCCGGCCGGCTGCGCACCTGGGCGGCCTCCCACGCCTCCACCGAGGCCGGCGCGCTGCAGGCGGTGTGGGCACTGCTGCTGTACCGGGCGGCCGCCACCGCCGGTCCCGCCCTGGTCGGCTTCGGCGTCAGCGTCCTGGGCCGTGGCGTCGCCCTGGACTTCGTCCAGCGGCTGCCCGGCCTGCTGGCCAACTCCCTGCCCATGACCGTCCGCGTCGACCCCGACGCACCCCTGGCCCGGCTGCTGGCCGACCTGCGCGAGCTGGCACTGGAGATGGCCGCCTACGAATGGGTCTCCCTGGAGCAGATCGGCGCCTTCAGCGGGCGCCGGGCAGGCGACGAACTCATCGACAGCCTCGTCGTCTTCGAACACCGAAGGCGCGGCTCCGCCACCCTGCGCTCCGCACTCGCCGCCCAGGGCATCAGCGTCGAACCGCCCCGCCCGGCCGGTACGCCCACCGTCTTCCCCGTCACCCTGCAGGCCCGCCGGGACGCCGACGACGGCCTGCACCTGACCGCCGTCCACGACCGCGCCCGGCTCGCCGACGCCGACGCGGCCCGCCTGCTCGGCCAGTGCGCCCGCCTGCTGCGCGAACTGCCCCACCTGGCGGGCGGTGCGGCGACCGTGTCCGACGCCCTCGCCGCGCTCGCCGACGAGCCGCCGGCCGCCATGGCCTGTGCGCCCGCAGCGACCGCCACCGGTGCACCGACGTGA
- a CDS encoding FAD/NAD(P)-binding domain-containing protein: MSAADLSICIVGAGPRGLSVLERICANERSAPAPRRVTIHLVDPCRPGAGRVWRTDQSRLLLMNTVACQVTVFTDDTVAMKGPVEAGPDLYEWARAVVLTAPPGRFGAAVHAEAAALHPDTYPTRAFYGSYLQDCYRRIVHLAPAHCRIVEHRTHAVALREQTHTLGGPQVLTLADGTRLRDLDAVILAQGHLPRRPTAEEAAWSQAAARHHLTYIAPANPADLDLSTLPPGQPVLMRGLGLNFFDGMALLTQGRGGTFVRRTGRLTYRPSGREPLIYAGSRRGVPHHARGENEKGPTGRHRPRVLTPETIDTLRRRRLAGKAVRFRTDLWPLICLEVESVYYETLLRAQGRMQEAAAFMPTFLTAGTATARQHLLDAYRIDPAARWDWDRIQHPTAGRHFPDRASLRTWLLDHLAQDIRHARAGNVNGPLKAALDVLRDLRNEIRLAVDHGGLDGDSYRDELTGWYTPLNAFLSIGPPVSRIEELHALIEADIIRPLGPGTRISLHTDGDRAAFVATADGVDAAPVHARALIEARLPEPDLHRTADPLLRHLLTTGQAAPYRIDTTGDSAYESAGLAVSARPYHLMDAHGLPHPRRFAYGVPTESVHWVTAAGIRPGVDSVILGDSDAIARTVLALGSAHRTVPLPGLPSDVLEMTP, translated from the coding sequence GTGAGCGCCGCAGACCTCAGCATCTGCATCGTGGGAGCCGGACCCCGCGGCCTGTCCGTACTGGAGCGGATCTGCGCCAACGAACGATCCGCCCCCGCCCCGCGCCGGGTGACGATCCACCTCGTGGACCCCTGCCGGCCCGGCGCCGGACGCGTCTGGCGCACCGACCAGTCCCGGCTGCTGCTGATGAACACCGTCGCCTGCCAGGTGACGGTGTTCACCGACGACACAGTGGCGATGAAGGGCCCGGTGGAAGCCGGACCCGACCTGTACGAGTGGGCCCGCGCGGTCGTCCTGACCGCACCGCCCGGCCGGTTCGGTGCCGCCGTGCACGCCGAAGCGGCAGCCCTGCACCCGGACACCTACCCCACCCGCGCCTTCTACGGCAGCTACCTGCAGGACTGCTACCGGCGCATCGTGCACCTGGCCCCCGCCCACTGCCGCATCGTCGAACACCGCACCCACGCCGTGGCGTTGCGCGAGCAGACCCACACTCTGGGCGGGCCGCAGGTCCTCACCCTCGCCGACGGCACCCGCCTGCGCGACCTGGACGCCGTGATCCTCGCCCAGGGCCATCTGCCGCGCCGCCCCACCGCCGAGGAAGCCGCCTGGTCTCAGGCGGCCGCACGCCACCACCTGACCTACATCGCACCCGCCAACCCCGCCGACCTCGACCTGTCCACCCTCCCCCCCGGCCAGCCCGTCCTGATGCGCGGGCTGGGACTGAACTTCTTCGACGGCATGGCCCTGCTCACCCAAGGACGCGGCGGAACGTTCGTCCGCCGCACGGGACGGCTCACCTACCGGCCCTCCGGCCGCGAACCACTGATCTACGCCGGCTCCCGCCGCGGCGTCCCCCACCACGCGCGCGGCGAGAACGAAAAGGGCCCCACCGGCCGGCACCGGCCCCGGGTACTGACCCCCGAGACCATCGACACCCTGCGACGCCGCCGCCTGGCCGGGAAGGCGGTCCGGTTCCGTACCGACCTGTGGCCGCTGATCTGCCTGGAGGTCGAAAGCGTCTACTACGAGACGCTGCTGCGCGCCCAGGGTCGCATGCAGGAGGCGGCCGCCTTCATGCCCACCTTCCTCACCGCCGGCACGGCCACGGCCCGCCAACACCTCCTCGACGCCTACCGCATCGACCCCGCCGCACGCTGGGACTGGGACCGCATCCAACACCCCACCGCCGGGCGCCATTTCCCCGACCGCGCGAGTTTGCGCACCTGGCTGCTCGACCACCTGGCCCAGGACATCCGCCACGCGAGAGCCGGAAACGTCAACGGACCCCTCAAGGCCGCCCTGGACGTCCTGCGCGACCTGCGCAACGAAATACGCCTCGCCGTCGACCACGGCGGCCTGGACGGCGACTCCTACCGCGACGAACTGACCGGCTGGTACACCCCGCTCAACGCCTTCCTGTCCATCGGCCCACCCGTCTCCCGCATCGAGGAACTCCACGCGCTGATCGAGGCCGACATCATCCGCCCGCTGGGCCCCGGCACCCGGATCAGCCTCCACACGGACGGCGACCGGGCCGCGTTCGTCGCCACCGCCGACGGCGTGGACGCGGCCCCCGTGCACGCGAGGGCACTGATCGAGGCACGGCTGCCGGAACCCGACCTGCACCGCACCGCCGACCCCTTGCTGCGCCACCTGCTCACCACCGGCCAGGCGGCCCCCTACCGGATCGACACCACCGGCGACAGCGCTTATGAGTCGGCCGGCCTCGCCGTCTCCGCACGGCCCTACCACCTCATGGACGCCCACGGCCTGCCCCACCCACGCCGCTTCGCCTACGGCGTGCCGACCGAGTCCGTGCACTGGGTGACGGCGGCCGGCATCCGCCCCGGGGTCGACTCGGTGATCCTCGGCGACTCCGACGCCATCGCCCGCACGGTCCTCGCCCTCGGCTCCGCCCACCGCACCGTCCCCCTTCCCGGCCTCCCGTCGGACGTCCTGGAGATGACCCCATGA
- a CDS encoding lyase family protein, with protein sequence MTPATSGFDGGQDAGLFSPVRAGTPVEEAVSETAWLQCLLNAEAALARAQAALGTVPAAAARAITRAARAERFDLRALAVQARETANPVVGLVRALTAVVAADDPQAAEYVHRGSTSQDVLDTGTMMMCRRALELILADLQRNAAALAALAGRHRGTVMAGRTLALHAVPTTFGLKAAGWHRLVSDAAARITAARDALPVSLGGAAGTLAGYLQFAVPGADAVSAGEYGERLVDAFAAETHLARPVLPWHALRTPVADTAAALAFTTGALGKLAADVQVLVRTEIAEVAEPAVAGRGSSSAMPHKRNPVLSTLIRSAALQVPLLTAGLTQCLVAEDERSAGVWHAEWLLLREALRLTGGAAVTAAELAEGLTPDPARMRHNLDLTGSQIVSERLAAALAPRIGKGRAKDLLAQASHTADEQRIPLLEVLRTLPEVTAHHSAQQLEHLLDPTAYVGAAPALTTHALDMAEPARTPLPTMRAL encoded by the coding sequence ATGACCCCTGCGACGAGCGGCTTCGACGGTGGCCAGGACGCCGGACTGTTCTCCCCGGTGCGGGCGGGCACGCCGGTGGAGGAGGCCGTCAGCGAGACGGCCTGGCTGCAGTGCCTGCTTAACGCCGAGGCGGCGCTCGCACGGGCCCAGGCCGCCCTGGGCACCGTCCCGGCCGCCGCCGCCCGCGCCATCACCCGCGCCGCCCGCGCCGAACGCTTCGACCTGCGCGCGCTGGCGGTGCAGGCCCGGGAGACCGCCAACCCGGTCGTGGGGCTGGTGCGCGCCCTGACCGCGGTGGTGGCCGCCGACGACCCGCAGGCCGCCGAGTACGTCCACCGCGGCTCCACCAGCCAGGACGTGCTGGACACCGGCACCATGATGATGTGCCGGCGAGCCCTGGAGCTGATCCTCGCCGACCTGCAGCGCAACGCCGCCGCACTGGCCGCGCTGGCCGGCCGGCACCGCGGCACCGTCATGGCCGGCCGCACCCTCGCCCTGCACGCCGTCCCCACCACCTTCGGCCTCAAGGCGGCCGGCTGGCACCGGCTGGTGTCGGACGCCGCCGCCCGGATCACGGCCGCCCGCGACGCCCTGCCGGTCTCCCTCGGCGGAGCCGCCGGCACCCTCGCCGGATACCTCCAGTTCGCCGTACCCGGGGCCGATGCCGTGAGCGCGGGAGAGTACGGGGAACGGCTCGTGGACGCCTTCGCCGCCGAAACCCACCTGGCCCGCCCCGTCCTGCCCTGGCACGCACTGCGCACACCGGTGGCGGACACCGCCGCGGCGCTCGCCTTCACCACCGGCGCCCTGGGCAAACTCGCCGCCGACGTCCAGGTGTTGGTGCGCACCGAGATCGCCGAGGTCGCCGAGCCCGCCGTCGCGGGCCGCGGCAGCTCCTCCGCCATGCCCCACAAACGCAACCCCGTACTGTCCACCCTGATCCGCAGCGCCGCCTTGCAGGTGCCGCTGCTGACCGCGGGCCTGACCCAGTGCCTGGTGGCCGAGGACGAACGTTCGGCCGGGGTGTGGCACGCCGAGTGGCTGCTGCTACGCGAGGCGCTGCGCCTGACGGGCGGAGCCGCCGTCACCGCCGCCGAGCTCGCCGAGGGCCTCACTCCCGACCCGGCCCGCATGCGCCACAACCTCGACCTGACCGGCAGCCAGATCGTCAGCGAACGCCTGGCCGCGGCGCTGGCCCCCAGGATCGGCAAGGGGCGCGCCAAGGACCTGCTGGCCCAGGCCTCGCACACCGCCGACGAGCAGCGCATCCCCCTGCTGGAGGTGCTGCGCACCCTGCCGGAAGTCACCGCGCACCACAGCGCCCAACAGCTGGAGCACCTGCTCGACCCCACCGCCTACGTGGGCGCCGCACCGGCCCTGACCACCCACGCACTCGACATGGCAGAGCCGGCGAGAACACCCCTGCCCACGATGCGCGCGCTCTGA